AGGCAATAGTTGAGTCATCtgtaaagagtgagtgggtttagttttacgccgcactcagcaatattccagctatatggccacgGTCtttaaatattcgagtctggaccacacaatcaagcgatcaacagcatgaacattgatctgcgcaagtgggaaccgatgacgtgtgtcaaccaagtcagcgatcctgaccatcctgatcccgttaatcgcctcttacgacaggtatAGTGTGGGAAGcatggttgttgaagacctTTTCTACCACGGACTTCATGGGCCTGATCTGTAAAGAAGCGAGAGTGCACCAGATAATCCTGCGATTGCACCAAGAGCATCCATCTTCGCTATTCTGATACGAAGACATGCAACAAGAGCGAACAGCGAACCAAACCACTAGAGTCCATATGTCGCCTTTGCATGTATAAACTGCTCTACAGCACCACATGGAGCACCCTAGTGATGGTCCCCTCACTCACTTTTGACTATTCCACTTTGGTCAAACCAGGTTATCATTAATGAAAAAAGGGTTACCACCAGCTTGTGGGATATCATGTCAGGCTCGCCGACATGGTTGATGAGGAGTGAACTGGTTGTGTGTAACACTATTCCGATCATAGACCGTAGTGTGTCCTGTGAAAGTCACTGGgccgtgagagagagagagttgttttgacattttattgCCAATATTCCAGTAGAACCACggtgggggcaccagaaatggacttcacacattgtacctatgtggagaattgaaccctcgtctttggcgtgatgaggtaacgctttaaccactaagctaccttgCCGCCCCTCCTTTTGAGAGATTCAAACATCAGACTCTAGTGCGAGTCCTATTGTGGATTATATGTAAGTCGACAACAATAGCCGCAACACTGCTGACCGTGGACAAACATTCTCTGAGTCAACTCACGGGTGTCGGGGGACCTTCGAGGTCTTTGCTTTTTACAGGAACTCTGAAAAgagataatttcctttcagGCCGttctatattccagcaatatcatggacgCTAGAAATAGGCGTCACCCAAAGGACGCCATTTCCTTGCTTACCGCGGTCAGGGACTCTTTGAGGTCTTCCACTCCCGCAGGAAGTCAAGGAAGTGATCATTACCTAACCCGGGGAAGTTCCAACAATCATACTGATACTCTTGAAATgaataaacatgtttgaaaaaagaaagaagaagTCACACATAGTGAATACTGCTAAGTCCTGATAAAGAGAAAACTATTTTTAGGACATGGATGCCAAGGAAAGTATTTATGATATAGACGCTGGGGAATGACCTTCACGATATGCACGTTAGAAAAAGGATTTTACGATACGGACTGGCGTCATACATGTCCTTCACGAAACAGACGCTGGGTTAAGGCTcgacacattgtgtccatgtctGAATGGATCCCGTGAATCAGAGTATCAGGTATTTTCATGAAAGTGGAAGTTGCAATGTCAGCACGAGCATGATGCTGATCAAACCACAACAATCAGAACGACATTAGGATTCGAACCCCTTAAACCATCAATTTCTGAGAAGATCAAGACAGACGCAAAGCGCATAAGATGACTGCCCTACTAGCGTCTCCAGAATATAACGCCATAAACATACATGACCTGTTTTTTTAACACTTACCCCATCACATTGTGTTTTGCAAAAGGTGAAGTTGCAGTCAAACGTGATTGACATGTCATTTTCGAGCTGAAACATGTCGAAGTATGGACTTGTGGCTGTCAGTCCTTTCGTGACGAAACCCAGCGACGTCTTGAACACATGACCTTTGCCACACCTGTATGTAGAAAACATACCAAACACAGAAATAGTGTATTACTCTGCCTCAACGACAGCATTCCAGCTGTGTAGAGACGAAGATATAGTGTATTGTAaggtgactgagtttagttttacgtcgcctctaaaaatatttcaacaatttcaCGGTCTGTGACGCCGGAAATAGGTTTGACAGGTTGAACTTAATGAGCTGATTCGGCATTCATCAGTCTCTGTAATAATGATGTAAGCGTTAATCTGTAGCCTTCAATGGTGCCatgaaattatatattgttcttGAGAAATCGCGGGGGTCGCCACCGATAGAGATACTGTTTCCTCCACATGAAGTTTGTATGTTCTTCATGGACCTTTTGTTCTATAATTGACCTATCCAATCTGTTGTGGTGGATGAGGTGGCCGAGGCTGTCGTAAAATAACCTGTATCTCAGCTATATTATTGTGGGACATACGTGTAATGGCTTGCCATTCCTCAAACTTCTTAAACCAATTCTCAGCAAACTGGCTTCCATGAAAGAATTCTTAAGGCTACCAACTTTTCCATAATAAGGGCCCAGGTAGATAGCTGGTAAAGGGGCTCATGTTGGTGGTGTGAGGTCCATGTTGGTCTGGTGTGTCTCCTGTTGGACGGTTGTATCATGTTTGTGGCGTGAGGCTCATGTTGGTGTGGTGTGTCTCATTTTGTACGGATGTGGCTCATGTTGGTAGGTCTGGTTCATGTTGGTCGGGTGTGTCTCATGGTCGGGTGAGGCTCATGGTGGTCGGGGGTGGCTCATGTTGGTTGGTGTGTTTCGGCACCCTTGTTTTTCACACacgtttcatttcactcagatTCAACAAATTATATGTTTGTTCTACTGTATGCTCCAATATCTGGTAAAAACTGCCCATTTAGCGCACTACAAGTTGTGTTTACCCTGGAGTATACATGACCTCACCGCGTTTCAGCTGATATATAACCATCAAGTTTTAAGGTGTTCCCATTCTGTTTCTTTGTAGTATACATCGATTTACAGCCCATGCACCCGGGTTATTTCTCCATCACGTTacgtaattacacagacaggcaggtgtgacaAAAGTGTGGGTTGTGGGTGGGAAACAAACTGCATCTATGGCTGACTGGATCAGACGGAAACCGGTGCTAACTCAAGtgctgctttgtacttggacgaactgAGCCATAACATTTTCAACTCTGTTTTTCTTAAATATGGCTTCTCAGGGACTGTAACCACGTGTAACATCTCGGTATTTTCAAGACAAGTAACCTCTACAAAGAAAATCCCTTTGCCAGTCCAACCAGAACACGAGATGCTTGGCTCTCTCAGTATTCTTACCCGTCTTTTATCACTTGATATCGTTCTCCTGTTGTTTTGCCAACAGCCTCACAAGACGTTATTCGGAAACCCTTCTCCCCGGAAGAACCTATCAAGAAACATAAGGAACAAAAGTCAAGGCTACAAGTCTTATCCTCTACACTAGTACAAAACCCATCCACGGGAGGAACGTGGATCACTCAATCAGTGTCTTGGCTGCCACCGCTCGACAATAGTAAACACAAAATGAGACGCACCTGATTTCGGCATGTCGAAAACAAACTGACACGTTAGGTTCTGAATACAAATGATTGATAGTCGATACTGCATATGCGTCTCTATCAGATATTAAATGAGACCTGACAATAGTTCAAATGCAGTCAAACCCACATCGACCAACCGCGTCAAGACATCACCCGGAAGTACTGTGTGCAGACTGACAAAGATTGCAGATCAGTTTCCCTGGACAGACAGTCCGAACGAACCCAAAACATTCGCACGAACGCACCACTTGAACACCGTGGATAGCGATTCGTGAAAAACGTGTTACACGGCCACTGAGCAGGGCGAGTTTTTAGATGTTTTCGTTAGGGCAGCCACACTGTCGGTGCCAAATCAGGGCACAAGTCTTAGAAGCCAAATAAGGACTTCAATTTAAACCACATGGTGGTTCAGTGGTCACATGAGCACCGTGTGGTGTATCGTGTATCGTGTATCGTGTCAAATCAGGGCATGTTGGGGGATATAGTGACGTTGAAATATTTCGTTGATTCAAAGGTATGCAAGTAAAACTACACGAGCTTTGAAATTGTTGAGTTATTTTTAAGTCTTCCACTGCCGCTCAACATTCCCCGTGTCGTCATGAAGAACTATACCGAATAAAGATTAGGATCCTCAATAGTTTTGGTTGTACTGTGTATATCAGTTTCGTATGGAAGTCTGATCACGTTTTTTTCCCCATCAACATTACTTTGAACATCAATCGCATCAAACATATGGACGTTCttctttgataggcattttagAGGTCGAGGTGACGAAGAAtgacaattttatggatatacaacttcagtAGTCTCCGAAAGGTCACTTTTCCACATAGACTCTAACGGGGAAGGTAAGCAagtaataattttacaaatggAGTTCTGTTTACCATCACACCACCATACACCGATGGTGTCATAACGTTACTCTAGGCGGCACCACCATACACCGACCGCGTCATGACGTTACTCTAGGCGGCGTAAATGTACAGTCACTCAGTGTGAAATGAAGACACGTACCGTCGGTGGAGGCGATGAGAAGAACCTTCCTCCCTACAGAGATCTTGCCTTTCAGACTGTGCTTCGCTATGTCAGTGACAGATAGTTTCAGTTTCGATTCGGACTTCTGACTTGAACTGGACTTCTGACCTGAACTGGACTTCTGACCTGAACTAGACTTCTGACTTTTGTACGTGCTTCCGTTCTGTGCGATCACTCTGAAACATTACAAATAATGCATACCATGAACCACAGTCGCGAGGCCACCGAGCgagtgagtggctgagtgagtgagctagtaTGCTATTACGTCGCTTTTCGCAATTTTGCAGCAACaccacggcgagggacaccagaaatgagctttacacattgtatccatgtggggacttGAACCCGGGTCGTCAGCGTGACGAGCCACTAGTTTACCCACACAAAGGAACGCCCAGGAAGATACTTTGCCCACTACACCATGAAGCGGTTTGTGTTTTAGGGGAAGGCACTTCTACTCACCTtccctttatttgtttctttccgCTGGTTTTCGAACCTCTAGCGTCCAAGGTGCAGATAACAGTAACTATctcctcttcctcttcaaagGAGATGATTATTCGAATGAAAAACACTTCGGTATCTCCACGTTGCTTCAAAAGACAAAATATGTTCAAGTAAGATTTGGTCAGAGTAAACACCGGGGTAAATATACCACACGGAAAAGAAAAGCAACTCCGCCTTAgagaaaattgcgtttcttttgctgtattTTCTGCAAccaaaatgacagttttcattgtCTTAACACCCTGTTACACAACCAGCAAAATTAATTTCTAACACTCTTGTTTACCTTGAATGTGCAGTCTCTGATCAATTTGCCACCCGGATAGGCAGCTTCAAGAGTCAAGATAGTGCTGTTCACGTCGGTGAATCCCACCGGCGTTACGTCCTCACAGAAGGCGTTGGCGTCCACGTCCACGTCATGTTTGATTGTGATGGTGGCTCCTTCATGTGGATTAGTTGAGCACAGAGGCGTCACTGCAACAGGGTGGGGTGGGGTCATTCTTTGCGGTGAGTATGAGCTTGGCAAAAAGCTGCCACCAACAGtgtatcagttatatcacagttaGCTTACGTGAACTGAGTGTGTTGAGTTTCATGCCATTTTGAGAGCATGTCAGTTATATCACGAGCTGCACGGTGCTGACAATCCAATGAACAATTAGAAAACGGGTTCAAACCTACTATATTTTTAGCATGACTATGGGACAGCGAGTAAGCATGAATGTGTGTGATTTTCTGCAGCgtttagcaataatccaccgaagtcacgactggggacactGGCATtcggcttcacagattgtaaccacgtggcgaatcgaacccaaggttgggcgtgacgagcgaacgctttaactactaagcTATCCCACCGACCCCCTAACGGATAACTCTGTACAACGAATTATGGCGCGACAGTCGACTAGGTAATCAATACCCCATAAAATGGGAAAACAACCTAAGGTGTGAGGTTTGACAAACTTAATAAAACCACGCTTAATCACTTTGCTGTCAACGATAAAACGGACACCATCAATTGTAAGGCCCTACAGTTTCCACAATCACAGGTGTATATAATGTGAAGATGTAATTATTGCAAACTACTCACCCTCAGGAGTCGATGCTGCAGTTACACCCTGCAACaaccagtagtgagtgagtgagtcgtaCTTCAAGTCacttcaacaatattcaagaaaAATCTTAGACGAGGGAGCCAGCGAAAGGGGAGCCAGTATGGGCTTCAGTGTGAAGTCTTTACCATTTGGCTTCCCCTGTCAGATACATGGAATACCCAGGGTCCGGGGAAATTGGGTTACCGTCCTGTCTAAAATTACTGCACCTACATGTGCGTCGGACGAGTAGCATCATACAACGTTGCTGTCTCACAGGAATAGCTCATCTAGACATTGTACACACCGAGCTGACCAGGGTATCCCTGGTGACATTTCAGCCATACGGCGGGGGTCTGTAAGTAACCCACTGTGGTCCACAATAACCAGTGATTACTTGGACCATGATAATTTGCATTGATGAGGGGTGCAACGCCTCCAAACACAAACGAAGTAGTCGTCATTTAACACTCTGTAGAGGTCTGGGGCTGTAGTTGTTCGACACGAACCTATTCAGTCAGATTTCAATACAAATGCTCTTTCTCTCGCAGAAGGTGAACATCGTGTCTAAAACAATTTGAGAGGTTCCAGCAAATTATTGATAATTTAAAGTTGGTTTGTCGGTCATTATATTGGGGAAGAGATATGAAGGATCAATCAACAAAGATCCCAGACCTCCACAACCCCTTccaaaaacaataataaaaatgaaatgtacaaatcaaaatcaaaatataaaacaacaaagaGCATATCAAAACAAACAGGAACAGCTGAACAGATACCAAGAATGTTCAAGGTGTTTTGAAACGTCATAGAAGCATTCGTAAAATGataaattatcattatcattacaatTATCATACCGAGTCAAACAACAACAGTGTCTTCAGTGGTCTGGGCAGGGTAAGAGCAAGAGCCATCTTTtaaattgagtgagtttagttttacgccgctctccgcaatattccagcggtcaGAATATATGGCAGatctctgtaaatattcgagctcagaccagacactccagtgatcaacactgaACATCTGTCTACTACATTTACGCATGGTCCAACTGGGAGATGAACATTCGAACTATACTATGGGTGCATTGTCCTCAGACAGAATTGTTTACCTAAATGTCCCTAGTACATAATCATATGAGGATGAATGTTTGTACAGCGTAATACAGTAGCAATTAATGTCACAGGAACACCGAGAATGTTTACCTGGGGTTCAACCGAACAGACTGCCACGTTCAAACACACCACGTATAGCAGACATGCCAGCAACATTGAAAGAATACCATCAGTACTGAACTGAAAGATACACCGGCAATACTGATCTGAAAGATACCAACAGAACTGAAAGACACACTAGCAGTTCTGCACCGAAAGACATACAAGCAATACTGATCTGAAAGACATACCAACAATACCGACAGTAAACACAGGACTGCTGTCATGGTTGGTACTTGCAATTGACGGAACTGAAACAGACAAATTGGTATTTTCAGTTCTGCTGCTTCCCAACAAGCTTAAAGGGTTCGAGTTCATGAACTCATGAGGATGTTCACAACGAGGCGGGTAGCGGAAGTGACGTACATTAGGCGGGAGTTACGTAAGGTACTCTTTCACATGTTAAAAGGTAATATGTCAACAAACAAGctaaaaacaacacacacaaaaaaaaacatcaacaaaaaaacaaaaacaaaacaaacaaactcaaaACAACATATTGTAACCACTGACAGTGTAATTCATACCCGAACCCCTCTATTTTCTTTTTACATTGTACATTTGCTCCAGGGGAGCCCTTACccggtgtaatattccaactttGTAATAAGttcattgtttgtattttttctcTTACCCTGTTCTAGTCCATTGAATGTATAGTTAGTGTATGGTATGCATGTCGGTTTGTAATTTTGGTTATTGATGAGGGTGGAGGGTACGGAAGAAACCCTTACCCGCCTAGACATATCCGGGATAAAAAGAATAATCAAACTTTAGTATGACGCTAGGTGGCCTAAAGACGTTTACGGGATTCCTCGTTTAGCCATGAGCGGGTTTCACAAGCTGGAAAATAGCATAACATAATAACTGCAACGAATCTGCAACAAAATCCTCATAAACAATGATAGCAATAAGCAACAGAATT
The window above is part of the Haliotis asinina isolate JCU_RB_2024 chromosome 1, JCU_Hal_asi_v2, whole genome shotgun sequence genome. Proteins encoded here:
- the LOC137286427 gene encoding vitelline envelope sperm lysin receptor-like isoform X2, whose amino-acid sequence is MTAVLCLLSVLLGVTAASTPEVTPLCSTNPHEGATITIKHDVDVDANAFCEDVTPVGFTDVNSTILTLEAAYPGGKLIRDCTFKQRGDTEVFFIRIIISFEEEEEIVTVICTLDARGSKTSGKKQIKGRVIAQNGSTYKSQKSSSGQKSSSGQKSSSSQKSESKLKLSVTDIAKHSLKGKISVGRKVLLIASTDGSSGEKGFRITSCEAVGKTTGERYQVIKDGCGKGHVFKTSLGFVTKGLTATSPYFDMFQLENDMSITFDCNFTFCKTQCDGSSCKKQRPRRSPDTLLPAAVVNSASSPLKTRLQRSATEGQHIKLFLTNVAGYHLHNVSLQSGRPYVLHAVTDGKEGEVGLQVMKCDIVTTRLQHNLRLAAIRDGCGVEPVFKSHQGFITSGLTATSPYFKGFSIRGDKNLTFECDIILCHRNCDGRACVRDRKKRELEKQESFLESGTSRSASYIVNPRAKRSRSLRLKDMLEGV
- the LOC137286427 gene encoding uncharacterized protein isoform X1, with protein sequence MSRRFRQLQVPTMTAVLCLLSVLLGVTAASTPEVTPLCSTNPHEGATITIKHDVDVDANAFCEDVTPVGFTDVNSTILTLEAAYPGGKLIRDCTFKQRGDTEVFFIRIIISFEEEEEIVTVICTLDARGSKTSGKKQIKGRVIAQNGSTYKSQKSSSGQKSSSGQKSSSSQKSESKLKLSVTDIAKHSLKGKISVGRKVLLIASTDGSSGEKGFRITSCEAVGKTTGERYQVIKDGCGKGHVFKTSLGFVTKGLTATSPYFDMFQLENDMSITFDCNFTFCKTQCDGSSCKKQRPRRSPDTLLPAAVVNSASSPLKTRLQRSATEGQHIKLFLTNVAGYHLHNVSLQSGRPYVLHAVTDGKEGEVGLQVMKCDIVTTRLQHNLRLAAIRDGCGVEPVFKSHQGFITSGLTATSPYFKGFSIRGDKNLTFECDIILCHRNCDGRACVRDRKKRELEKQESFLESGTSRSASYIVNPRAKRSRSLRLKDMLEGV